A part of Paenibacillus donghaensis genomic DNA contains:
- a CDS encoding ABC transporter ATP-binding protein: MNAVKVTGVSKTYQGVRVLTDINLEVATGTTIGIVGANGSGKSVLFKIICGFTAPDEGTVLVRDKQLGRDIDFPEDVGVLINAPGYIAIYSGFQNLKFLADIKRSIGNAEIKAAMQLVGLDPELKTKVANYSLGMKQKLGLAQAIMEGQDILVLDEPFNALDYQTYNDIKDAILRLKQEHKTLLLTSHNYEDLETLCDKVYIIQGGRLELLTEELKEKYFRRR; encoded by the coding sequence ATGAATGCTGTCAAGGTAACAGGAGTATCCAAAACTTATCAAGGAGTCCGTGTCCTAACGGATATTAATCTGGAGGTGGCCACAGGGACCACCATTGGGATCGTCGGCGCCAACGGCAGCGGCAAATCGGTGCTGTTCAAAATCATCTGCGGATTTACCGCACCGGATGAAGGAACCGTTCTAGTGCGGGACAAGCAGCTTGGGAGGGATATTGATTTCCCAGAGGATGTGGGGGTGTTGATCAATGCTCCAGGCTATATCGCCATCTACAGCGGATTCCAGAATCTGAAGTTCCTGGCAGACATCAAGCGCAGCATCGGAAATGCCGAGATCAAGGCCGCCATGCAGCTGGTGGGGCTGGACCCGGAGCTGAAGACGAAGGTAGCGAATTATTCGCTTGGTATGAAACAGAAGCTTGGCCTGGCCCAGGCCATCATGGAAGGGCAGGATATTCTCGTGCTGGACGAGCCGTTCAACGCGCTTGATTACCAGACCTACAATGACATCAAGGATGCCATCCTCAGGCTGAAGCAAGAACACAAAACACTGCTGCTCACCAGCCATAATTATGAGGATCTGGAAACACTCTGTGACAAAGTTTATATCATTCAGGGTGGACGGCTGGAATTGTTGACCGAAGAGCTGAAGGAGAAGTATTTCCGCAGACGTTGA
- a CDS encoding thioredoxin family protein translates to MDAIKSPAEFQVSIQSPRLTIAVFKADWCVDCKFIDPFMPEVEQNYKDRLTLVEVDVEAVGDVSQEQNILGIPSFVAYSDGRELVRFVSKLRKSREEIENFLNTAIEVYQSIHK, encoded by the coding sequence ATGGACGCGATTAAATCTCCTGCAGAATTTCAGGTTTCGATTCAATCTCCGCGGCTTACCATAGCTGTGTTCAAGGCGGATTGGTGTGTCGACTGCAAATTTATTGATCCCTTTATGCCTGAGGTTGAGCAGAATTATAAAGACCGTCTAACTCTCGTTGAGGTGGATGTGGAGGCCGTAGGCGATGTCAGCCAGGAACAGAACATTCTTGGCATTCCCAGCTTCGTAGCCTATAGCGATGGCAGGGAGCTTGTCCGGTTTGTCAGCAAGCTGCGTAAATCGCGCGAAGAGATTGAGAACTTTCTGAATACAGCGATTGAAGTATACCAGAGCATTCACAAGTAA
- a CDS encoding MetQ/NlpA family ABC transporter substrate-binding protein, whose protein sequence is MKKVLLTVFSLTLILVLAACGNNNAANTAATNAPAANTTAEPAAEPTTEPAADPVKLVVGASALPHAEILKAIAPLLEAEGITLEIKEFSDYIQPNVQLDEKALDANFFQHQPYLDEQNKNNKTDLIAVASVHVEPFGAYSKKIKTIDELADGAKVAIPNDATNGGRALILLAKNGLITLKDDTNILSTTADITENKKNLKIVELEAAMLPRQLDEVDIALINTNYALEAKLNPTTDALFIEGTDSPYANILVARQDNKDSDAIKKLVAALNSPEAKTFIEEQYKGAIIPAF, encoded by the coding sequence ATGAAAAAAGTACTGTTGACTGTGTTTAGCCTGACCTTGATCCTGGTGCTGGCAGCTTGCGGCAATAATAACGCCGCCAATACGGCAGCGACCAATGCACCTGCGGCCAATACAACAGCCGAGCCTGCTGCCGAGCCAACCACTGAACCTGCGGCTGATCCTGTAAAGCTGGTTGTCGGTGCTTCCGCGCTGCCGCATGCCGAGATTCTGAAAGCTATCGCACCGCTGCTTGAAGCAGAGGGCATTACGCTGGAAATCAAAGAGTTCTCTGATTACATTCAGCCCAATGTGCAATTAGATGAGAAGGCACTCGACGCCAACTTCTTCCAGCACCAGCCTTACCTGGATGAGCAGAACAAGAACAACAAGACTGACCTGATTGCGGTTGCTTCCGTTCATGTTGAACCTTTTGGCGCTTACTCCAAAAAAATCAAAACCATTGACGAACTGGCTGACGGCGCAAAGGTTGCGATCCCGAACGATGCCACCAATGGCGGTCGCGCGTTGATCCTGCTGGCCAAAAATGGTCTGATCACGCTGAAGGATGATACCAACATTCTCTCCACTACAGCAGACATTACCGAGAACAAGAAGAACCTGAAAATTGTAGAGCTGGAAGCAGCGATGTTGCCCCGCCAGCTGGATGAAGTAGACATTGCCCTGATCAACACCAACTATGCGCTGGAAGCGAAGCTGAATCCTACTACCGATGCCTTATTCATTGAAGGAACAGATTCCCCTTATGCCAACATTCTGGTTGCCCGTCAGGACAACAAGGATTCCGATGCGATCAAGAAGCTGGTTGCAGCGCTGAATTCACCGGAAGCCAAAACCTTCATCGAAGAGCAATACAAAGGTGCAATTATTCCAGCATTTTAA
- a CDS encoding ABC transporter permease produces the protein MRNLLLLEWNKLKRPVLATLVLLTLSVCIMTSTLYRSYSLEADLESWEVGIAIIVFLFPLISVIPVCWLMYFERKDHFLMYTLPRVSRKRYLTAKWIVVAGSSGLIMFVSMAAGVITALYIKPDIVPFYAVVDPTTGQGAPSLELHHFMGSLFVKHPLIYGLLLSLWQGVLSAVVATMGFVISLYITNIFIILTGPFLYIMLENFLLQLFPLRQYRIYLSFNPAHHDASKLGYSALLAGPALALLLTGLMFVYYSRTSRNGFDAL, from the coding sequence ATGCGAAATCTGCTGTTGCTTGAATGGAACAAATTGAAGCGGCCTGTACTGGCCACACTTGTGCTTTTGACCTTATCCGTCTGTATCATGACCAGCACGCTGTACCGCAGCTATTCGCTCGAAGCCGATCTGGAGTCCTGGGAGGTGGGGATCGCTATCATTGTATTCCTGTTTCCTCTAATCTCTGTAATTCCCGTATGCTGGCTGATGTATTTTGAGCGGAAGGATCACTTTCTGATGTACACCCTGCCAAGAGTCAGCCGGAAGCGTTATCTGACCGCCAAGTGGATCGTCGTTGCCGGAAGCTCCGGCCTGATTATGTTCGTGTCGATGGCTGCCGGAGTTATCACTGCCCTGTATATTAAACCTGATATTGTGCCGTTCTACGCTGTTGTTGATCCTACAACCGGTCAGGGTGCACCCAGCCTGGAGCTTCACCACTTCATGGGTTCTTTGTTCGTGAAGCACCCGCTGATTTACGGATTGCTGTTAAGCTTATGGCAAGGAGTATTGTCTGCGGTGGTTGCTACTATGGGCTTCGTAATCTCCCTCTACATCACGAATATATTCATCATTCTGACCGGACCCTTTCTCTATATCATGCTGGAGAATTTCCTGCTTCAGTTGTTTCCTTTGCGGCAATATCGGATCTATCTCAGCTTTAATCCTGCGCATCATGATGCTTCCAAGCTGGGTTATTCTGCCTTGCTGGCGGGTCCGGCGCTTGCTCTGCTGTTGACGGGGTTGATGTTCGTCTACTATAGCAGAACAAGTAGAAACGGCTTCGACGCCCTCTGA
- the mqnE gene encoding aminofutalosine synthase MqnE, whose product MSTLSTTHTDTRMAEIIAKVRGGERLNLEDGVYLYESEDLLTIGQLANEVNLRKNGNKVYFIENMSLYFTNVCESRCAFCNFRKDEGEDGAYTLSGQEMVEYVEQHIHPGVREFHIVGGHNDNVPFQYYVDSLKALNERFPEVTLKAYTAAEIDFFTRISGLSIQEVLEQLRAAGLKTLTGGGAEILSDQYRKKMRVDKANVEEYLEVHRTAHKLGMRTHTTMLYGSIESREDRIKHMLQIRDLQDETGGFMVFIPLSMQPKNKNAGIMRRNSAYEDLKTIAVSRLMLDNFDHIKAYFINIGAQLTQVALSFGASDVHGTILKERISHAAGALTPEGLTRDELIWLVKGAGRIPVERDTFYNEIKVYE is encoded by the coding sequence ATGTCTACTCTGAGCACAACCCACACGGATACCCGCATGGCGGAAATCATTGCAAAGGTTCGCGGAGGCGAGCGCTTAAACCTCGAAGATGGGGTTTATTTATATGAGAGCGAAGACCTGCTTACGATCGGCCAGCTGGCCAATGAGGTCAATCTGCGCAAGAACGGCAACAAGGTGTATTTTATTGAGAATATGAGCCTGTACTTCACCAACGTATGCGAATCGCGCTGCGCGTTCTGCAACTTCCGCAAGGATGAAGGCGAGGACGGCGCCTACACCCTGTCAGGACAGGAAATGGTGGAGTATGTGGAACAGCATATTCATCCCGGAGTACGCGAGTTCCATATTGTCGGCGGCCATAATGATAACGTGCCCTTTCAATATTACGTTGATTCGCTCAAGGCACTGAATGAGCGGTTCCCGGAGGTTACGCTGAAGGCTTATACCGCAGCCGAGATCGACTTCTTCACCCGGATCAGCGGGCTGAGCATTCAGGAGGTGCTGGAGCAGCTGCGTGCAGCGGGTCTAAAGACCCTTACCGGCGGCGGGGCAGAGATTCTGTCTGACCAGTACCGCAAAAAAATGCGCGTCGACAAAGCCAACGTTGAAGAATACCTTGAGGTTCACCGCACAGCCCACAAGCTGGGCATGAGAACGCACACTACCATGCTCTACGGCTCCATTGAGTCGCGCGAGGACCGCATCAAGCACATGCTGCAGATCCGTGACCTGCAGGATGAAACGGGCGGCTTCATGGTGTTCATCCCGCTCTCGATGCAGCCCAAGAACAAGAATGCCGGAATCATGCGACGCAACTCGGCTTACGAGGATCTGAAGACGATTGCGGTCAGCCGGCTGATGCTGGATAACTTCGATCATATCAAGGCCTACTTCATTAATATCGGCGCCCAGCTAACTCAGGTCGCCCTCAGCTTCGGAGCCTCCGATGTGCACGGGACCATCCTGAAGGAACGGATTAGCCACGCCGCAGGAGCCTTAACTCCTGAAGGTCTGACCCGTGACGAGCTGATCTGGCTGGTCAAAGGTGCCGGACGTATTCCGGTGGAGCGCGATACCTTCTATAACGAAATCAAGGTGTACGAATAA
- a CDS encoding NifU family protein produces the protein MSDTVQSSAMYDEVLEVLDKLRPFLQRDGGDVELIDVEDGIVKLKLMGACGSCPSSTITLKAGIERALIEEVDGVEEVIQVF, from the coding sequence ATGAGTGACACTGTACAAAGCTCTGCCATGTATGATGAAGTGCTGGAAGTGCTGGATAAGCTTCGCCCGTTCCTGCAGCGCGATGGCGGCGACGTGGAACTGATTGATGTGGAAGACGGCATTGTTAAACTGAAACTCATGGGTGCCTGCGGTAGCTGCCCAAGCTCCACGATTACGTTGAAAGCCGGGATCGAACGCGCCCTGATTGAAGAAGTAGATGGCGTGGAAGAAGTTATCCAAGTATTCTAA
- a CDS encoding NAD(P)/FAD-dependent oxidoreductase, which translates to MRTLLVLGGGYGGLALIQELLNNHLPHDVEIVLIDRMPYQGIKTEYYALAAGTATDYHLRIQFPVHSRLTVRYGEVGSIDLESRIVFMDSGEPVSYDILAIALGCTDNYHNVPGADQYTCSIQTFSGTRETYRRLNDVKPYGNVNIVGGGLSGVELAAELRESRPDLNISILDRGERVLSSFPAKLSKYVEEWFSEHQVQTLGRVSVSHVEKDALFNGTEAIPSDVTVWTAGIKPVQVVQNLDLAKDRGGRIILGQYYHIPDYPEVYVLGDCASLPFAPSAQAAGAQGEQVGQILQALWRNETPKLHAIRLKGTLGSLGKNSGFGLMGQRSVMGRVPRLLKSGVLWMSKRHFG; encoded by the coding sequence ATGAGGACACTACTCGTCCTGGGCGGCGGCTATGGCGGCCTGGCCCTTATTCAAGAATTGCTCAACAACCATCTGCCCCATGATGTGGAAATCGTTCTGATTGACCGGATGCCGTATCAGGGTATCAAGACAGAATATTATGCGCTGGCCGCAGGTACGGCAACCGATTATCACCTGCGGATTCAGTTTCCGGTACATTCCCGTCTCACCGTTCGTTACGGTGAGGTGGGTTCCATTGATCTGGAGAGCCGGATTGTATTCATGGATTCCGGGGAGCCGGTTTCTTATGATATTCTGGCGATTGCGCTGGGCTGCACAGACAATTATCATAATGTTCCCGGTGCCGACCAGTACACCTGCAGCATCCAGACCTTCTCCGGCACACGGGAAACGTACCGCCGCCTTAATGACGTGAAGCCTTATGGAAACGTAAACATTGTCGGCGGAGGCCTCAGCGGGGTCGAGCTGGCCGCCGAGCTGCGGGAGAGCCGCCCGGATCTGAATATTTCGATTCTGGACCGCGGGGAGCGGGTGCTGTCTTCTTTTCCGGCCAAGCTGTCTAAATATGTCGAGGAATGGTTCAGTGAGCATCAGGTGCAGACGCTTGGACGGGTATCCGTATCCCATGTGGAGAAGGATGCCCTCTTCAACGGCACGGAAGCCATTCCCTCTGACGTTACGGTCTGGACAGCGGGAATCAAACCGGTACAGGTGGTGCAGAATCTGGACCTGGCGAAGGACCGCGGAGGCCGGATTATCCTCGGCCAATATTATCATATCCCGGATTACCCTGAGGTGTACGTGCTGGGGGATTGCGCCAGCCTGCCGTTTGCGCCAAGTGCGCAAGCCGCCGGAGCCCAGGGCGAACAGGTAGGACAAATCCTGCAGGCCTTGTGGAGAAACGAAACCCCCAAGCTGCATGCCATCCGCCTCAAAGGAACCCTGGGTTCACTGGGCAAAAACTCCGGCTTCGGACTGATGGGCCAGCGCTCCGTCATGGGACGGGTTCCCCGTCTGCTGAAGAGTGGTGTGCTCTGGATGTCCAAGCGGCATTTCGGCTAG
- a CDS encoding COX15/CtaA family protein — protein sequence MRIQQLKWLSYITCLIMFIALFGGAVVTKTGSGLECGNEWPLCHDKLIPAYTIGSMIEYTHRLFSGLAGLLSLTSMYGFWRYARDRRDLLMCARLTLLFVVVQGGMGALAVVKSQSAPVMALHMGFSLIAFASSLMLALGTRRWLQSREQNEEPGQGQVRLPVSRFFRNLTWLTAVYSYVVVYIGAFVSHTESSGGCSGWPLCNGEWVPELSGGVGIVFMHRIAALLLFLLIALLAHLAYWRLKAHPELRALGVAALLLCLLQVLSGAAVVYTLANDKLYIFAALTHIVLIAGLFGVLCYMSVRVWQLS from the coding sequence TTGAGAATTCAGCAGTTGAAATGGCTTAGCTACATAACCTGTCTGATCATGTTCATTGCGCTGTTCGGCGGTGCAGTAGTGACCAAAACCGGCTCCGGCCTGGAGTGCGGCAATGAATGGCCGCTCTGTCACGACAAGCTCATCCCTGCCTACACCATCGGTTCGATGATCGAATATACCCACCGCCTGTTCAGCGGCTTGGCCGGGCTGCTATCGCTCACTTCGATGTACGGCTTCTGGCGTTATGCCCGCGATCGTCGTGATTTGCTGATGTGTGCCCGTCTGACACTGCTGTTCGTTGTCGTTCAGGGCGGGATGGGAGCGCTTGCAGTAGTCAAGTCGCAGTCAGCCCCTGTTATGGCGCTGCATATGGGCTTCTCGCTGATTGCCTTCGCCAGCTCCTTGATGCTGGCACTGGGCACTAGGAGATGGTTGCAATCCAGGGAACAGAATGAAGAGCCGGGCCAGGGGCAAGTGCGACTCCCGGTTAGCCGTTTCTTCCGCAACCTTACCTGGCTAACGGCGGTCTATTCTTACGTCGTCGTGTATATCGGGGCTTTTGTAAGCCATACGGAGTCAAGCGGAGGGTGTTCAGGCTGGCCGCTGTGCAATGGAGAATGGGTACCCGAGCTTAGCGGCGGTGTGGGTATTGTGTTCATGCACAGGATAGCTGCGCTGCTGCTGTTCCTGCTGATAGCGCTACTTGCCCATCTGGCTTACTGGAGACTGAAGGCCCACCCGGAGCTGCGCGCGCTCGGAGTGGCAGCTCTGCTGCTGTGTCTGCTGCAGGTGCTCAGCGGTGCGGCTGTGGTGTACACGTTAGCTAATGACAAGTTGTATATCTTCGCAGCGTTGACCCATATTGTGCTGATTGCCGGCTTGTTCGGAGTTTTATGTTATATGAGCGTCCGCGTCTGGCAGCTCAGCTAG
- a CDS encoding HesB/IscA family protein: MINISETAAGQLKTMLAEQETPNMFLRLGVTAGGCSGFSYAMGFDDDETDKDVYMDIEGMKIVVAKDDLRYLEGLEIDFEESGMTGGFTINNPNATATCGCGSSFRTALDAGKPSAEPC; the protein is encoded by the coding sequence ATGATCAATATCAGCGAAACCGCAGCAGGCCAGCTCAAAACCATGCTGGCCGAGCAGGAAACCCCCAACATGTTCCTTCGTCTGGGCGTAACGGCAGGAGGCTGCAGTGGCTTCTCTTATGCCATGGGCTTCGACGACGATGAGACCGACAAGGATGTCTACATGGATATCGAGGGCATGAAGATCGTTGTGGCCAAAGACGATCTGCGTTACCTTGAAGGCCTTGAGATCGATTTCGAAGAGTCCGGTATGACCGGAGGCTTTACCATCAATAATCCGAACGCTACCGCGACCTGTGGCTGTGGCTCGAGCTTCCGCACCGCTTTGGATGCGGGCAAACCTAGCGCGGAGCCTTGCTAA
- a CDS encoding methionine ABC transporter permease, with product MDGLNFGDVNWDEMITATGSTLEMMLFSGLFTIILGLPLGIVLYLWGRSNNSFIRVVYSALSFIVNILRSVPFIILMVALIPFSKVIVGTSIGVLGTIPALVIGAAPFFARLVETALREVDRGVIEAAQGMGASTRQIVMRVLLPEARPGLLAGVTITLVTLVSYTAMSGMVGGGGLGDLAIRYGYYRYEKEVMIISVALMIILVQLLQMLGDRLVRHFTRK from the coding sequence ATGGATGGACTCAATTTTGGCGATGTGAACTGGGATGAAATGATTACAGCTACAGGCTCTACGCTAGAAATGATGTTATTTTCCGGATTGTTCACAATTATTCTTGGTTTACCACTCGGGATTGTGCTATATTTATGGGGTAGATCAAATAATTCATTTATCAGAGTGGTTTACTCGGCATTATCCTTTATAGTCAACATCCTGCGTTCCGTTCCATTTATCATTCTGATGGTGGCGCTGATTCCGTTCAGCAAGGTAATCGTGGGTACTTCCATCGGGGTGCTGGGCACGATTCCGGCGCTTGTGATCGGAGCGGCTCCGTTCTTCGCCAGATTGGTAGAGACGGCCCTGCGTGAGGTGGACCGCGGCGTGATCGAGGCTGCCCAGGGGATGGGCGCATCTACGAGACAAATCGTAATGCGTGTGCTCCTGCCGGAAGCCCGTCCGGGCCTATTGGCCGGCGTAACCATTACGCTGGTTACACTGGTATCCTACACAGCGATGTCCGGGATGGTTGGCGGCGGCGGTCTTGGCGATCTGGCGATCCGTTACGGCTATTACCGGTACGAGAAAGAAGTTATGATTATCTCAGTGGCGCTGATGATTATTCTGGTGCAGCTGCTGCAGATGCTGGGTGACCGGCTGGTAAGACATTTCACACGGAAATAA
- a CDS encoding Cthe_2314 family HEPN domain-containing protein encodes MLRILLGEPPRVNSGVLAEAMNHMAEVAARLRKEMNSHEDHDHECRKQEIWTRGLISSLDELEQSWFAARFYRKSVIAGYMDDMSSMEQGEYARYVYFYKNGFIRVFSLLDKLGTVLNSLYNLNTSKVKTHYSYFTVLRQFQTLHEHSVLAEQLNSIKNTYSEPLENLRKRRNAEIHYMNAEMQDDLWQRHQGLHDKIRLEDIDSHLRDLEQVLEMVCRTLSKVYSSSNQQWAISIAKGESPK; translated from the coding sequence ATGCTGCGGATATTGCTCGGGGAGCCGCCCCGTGTGAACAGCGGAGTGCTGGCCGAGGCCATGAACCATATGGCCGAAGTCGCAGCACGGCTGCGGAAGGAAATGAACAGTCATGAGGATCATGACCATGAATGCCGCAAGCAGGAAATCTGGACCCGCGGGCTGATCTCTTCGCTGGATGAGCTGGAGCAGAGCTGGTTCGCGGCCCGCTTTTACCGGAAGTCGGTGATTGCCGGATATATGGATGATATGTCTTCGATGGAGCAGGGCGAATATGCGCGATACGTTTATTTCTACAAGAACGGCTTCATCCGCGTCTTCTCCCTGCTGGACAAGCTCGGTACGGTGCTGAACAGTCTTTATAACCTCAATACATCCAAAGTCAAAACGCATTATTCCTATTTCACCGTATTGCGCCAGTTTCAGACGCTGCATGAGCATTCCGTGCTTGCTGAGCAGCTGAACAGCATCAAGAATACTTACAGTGAACCCCTTGAGAACCTGCGCAAGCGCCGCAACGCGGAGATTCATTATATGAATGCCGAGATGCAGGATGACCTGTGGCAGCGGCACCAGGGATTGCATGACAAGATCCGGCTTGAGGATATTGACAGCCATCTGCGGGATCTGGAGCAAGTGCTGGAGATGGTATGCAGAACGCTCAGCAAGGTATACAGCAGCAGCAACCAGCAGTGGGCGATCAGTATAGCCAAAGGCGAAAGCCCGAAATAA
- a CDS encoding YuzB family protein — protein MRPIIEFCASNTGHGTQQLIHKLELNPDYDVVEYGCLSNCGQCYLAPFAMVEGEIVEGETPAELEEAIELKIKELEAWDKLEID, from the coding sequence ATGAGACCAATTATTGAATTTTGTGCCAGCAATACCGGACATGGCACGCAGCAGTTGATTCACAAGCTGGAGCTGAATCCCGATTATGACGTTGTAGAATATGGCTGCCTCAGCAACTGCGGCCAGTGTTATCTGGCCCCGTTCGCCATGGTGGAGGGCGAGATTGTAGAAGGCGAGACTCCGGCTGAGCTGGAGGAGGCTATTGAGCTGAAGATCAAGGAGCTGGAAGCCTGGGACAAGCTGGAGATTGATTGA
- a CDS encoding sensor histidine kinase yields the protein MIYTQVLVDSLIMLLLCYGLAGQPLRLERNILQWFIVFHLLCIGLRADLGSGDDYISFVLNNYDLLPVDNPVMLLVLLLCLLILNSLWIRSLSNMKVVVVTLLSFLLWIVLRTYGIALTGLLLDSTADLYPYMHRLLTLLFAGLLYYVLIGKGASSFFDEFSGILTTLLLIQSSLAVLGIIIYANFDTSFVIENLLVILIVFTLVITINLWIIYEQNTRSRQHKRLSAIEQYLPVIDGLVSEVQARQHEFHNKLLAIHSIVETAATLPEAQSQIAAYTQDVTMQSGVAGILQIDSKVLGGFLYTKLRRAEQRGITFIPRIHTLIKPMRTEEHQLVEVIGVLVDNALEASGPGDEIILNIQRSSGAEGWVEISVMNPSRHRSNSEFTQMFAKGHTTKNQTTGPRGYGLYNMKQIVVRQQGKVMTRNTELHGIPYISIGVQIP from the coding sequence ATGATCTATACTCAGGTTCTGGTGGACTCGCTGATTATGCTGCTGCTCTGTTATGGGCTGGCCGGACAGCCGCTGCGGCTGGAGAGAAACATTCTGCAGTGGTTTATCGTATTCCATCTGCTCTGTATAGGGCTTCGCGCCGACCTCGGCAGTGGTGATGATTATATCAGCTTCGTCCTGAACAACTATGATCTGCTGCCTGTGGACAATCCGGTTATGCTGCTGGTCCTGCTGCTCTGCCTGCTTATTCTGAACAGCCTGTGGATTCGTTCCCTATCCAATATGAAAGTAGTCGTGGTCACGCTGCTAAGCTTCCTGCTCTGGATTGTGCTGCGCACCTATGGCATAGCGCTCACGGGGCTACTGCTGGACAGCACGGCCGACCTGTATCCGTATATGCACCGTTTGCTGACACTGCTGTTCGCCGGACTGCTCTATTATGTGTTGATCGGGAAAGGTGCCAGTAGTTTTTTCGATGAATTCAGTGGGATCTTAACGACCCTTCTGCTGATCCAATCCTCACTCGCCGTGCTGGGGATTATTATCTATGCGAACTTCGACACCTCTTTCGTAATTGAGAATCTGCTGGTGATCCTGATTGTCTTCACGCTGGTAATCACGATTAACCTCTGGATTATATACGAACAGAACACACGGTCCCGGCAGCACAAAAGGTTATCCGCCATCGAGCAGTACCTGCCCGTCATTGACGGACTGGTATCTGAAGTGCAGGCGAGGCAGCATGAATTCCATAACAAGCTGCTGGCCATTCACAGTATCGTAGAGACTGCAGCCACTCTGCCCGAGGCACAGTCACAGATTGCAGCTTACACCCAGGATGTTACGATGCAGAGCGGGGTAGCCGGCATCCTGCAGATCGACAGCAAGGTCCTTGGCGGGTTTCTCTATACCAAGCTTAGAAGGGCAGAGCAGAGAGGAATTACCTTCATTCCCCGGATTCACACCTTAATCAAGCCCATGAGGACCGAGGAGCACCAGCTGGTGGAAGTGATCGGCGTGCTGGTGGATAATGCCCTGGAGGCTTCCGGTCCGGGAGATGAGATTATACTCAACATACAACGCTCTTCGGGAGCTGAGGGATGGGTCGAAATCAGTGTGATGAATCCTTCGCGGCATAGATCAAACAGCGAATTCACCCAAATGTTTGCCAAAGGGCACACGACCAAGAATCAAACAACCGGTCCACGGGGATATGGACTGTACAATATGAAGCAAATTGTAGTCCGGCAGCAGGGCAAAGTAATGACCCGCAATACCGAGCTGCACGGCATTCCCTATATCTCAATCGGCGTACAAATTCCATAA
- a CDS encoding methionine ABC transporter ATP-binding protein, with translation MIELKNLTKVYGKGNQAATALSGLNLSIERGEIFGVIGHSGAGKSTLIRCINLLERPSEGEVWVDGVELTGLNQKQLQEQRRKIGMIFQHFNLLSSATVYDNIAFPLRLIGTSAADVDLKVKDLLTLVGLEQHGSKYPAQLSGGQKQRVGVARALASDPDVLLCDEATSALDPQTTDSILRLLLDINKQFRLTIVLITHEMHVIQSICDRVAVIHGGGIVEQGDVAKVFLKPQHEITREFIRSGAQQDGPLRAALNAVSTGYSRAIKITFLGPKTYESALSQAVRETGVSFAILHGTISTIKDMPYGQLIVRFEGTEDAVKATMSRLTAEGLDVEVIS, from the coding sequence TTGATCGAGCTTAAGAACTTAACCAAGGTATATGGCAAGGGCAACCAAGCGGCTACGGCGTTGTCCGGACTAAATCTCTCAATTGAGCGGGGGGAGATCTTCGGGGTGATCGGTCATTCCGGCGCAGGCAAAAGCACGCTGATCCGCTGCATCAATCTGCTGGAACGCCCAAGTGAAGGTGAGGTATGGGTGGACGGGGTTGAGCTAACGGGGCTGAATCAGAAGCAGCTGCAGGAGCAGCGGCGCAAGATCGGGATGATCTTTCAGCACTTTAACCTGCTGTCGTCGGCTACCGTGTATGATAATATTGCTTTTCCGCTGCGGTTGATCGGCACTTCAGCTGCAGATGTCGACCTGAAAGTGAAGGACCTGCTGACCCTGGTGGGTCTGGAGCAGCATGGCAGCAAATACCCGGCCCAGCTCTCCGGCGGACAAAAGCAGCGGGTCGGCGTCGCGCGGGCGCTGGCCAGTGACCCGGATGTGCTGCTCTGTGATGAAGCTACTTCGGCACTTGATCCGCAGACAACCGATTCCATTCTGCGGCTGCTGCTGGACATCAACAAACAGTTTCGGCTGACGATTGTACTGATTACGCATGAAATGCATGTGATTCAGAGCATCTGCGACCGTGTGGCGGTCATTCATGGCGGAGGTATTGTCGAGCAGGGAGATGTAGCCAAAGTATTCCTGAAGCCCCAGCATGAGATTACCCGTGAGTTCATCCGCAGCGGGGCCCAGCAGGACGGACCGCTCAGAGCAGCGCTGAATGCCGTTTCTACAGGATATTCGCGAGCGATCAAGATTACTTTTCTTGGCCCCAAAACCTATGAGTCCGCGCTGTCCCAGGCGGTGCGTGAAACGGGTGTCAGCTTCGCCATTCTTCATGGCACGATCTCAACCATCAAGGACATGCCCTACGGACAGTTGATTGTACGGTTTGAAGGCACAGAGGATGCGGTCAAGGCAACCATGTCCAGGCTGACAGCCGAAGGGCTTGATGTGGAGGTGATTTCCTGA